A genome region from Nocardia sp. NBC_00565 includes the following:
- a CDS encoding RNA-guided endonuclease InsQ/TnpB family protein produces the protein MASLPVLWNEAVHQQKSGGRPTFGALSKLLTAARGGSVWLREGSQVAQQQTLRTYAQALAQSFTVKGRGRPVFKPRKTTELSLEYTQRGFSLRDGRLVLAKGVSIPVVWSRELPSAPTSVRVFRDSLGHWYASFIVRRTVDPAPVAESAIGIDWGVCVTATATDPSFDLPYRGHRARCAAELARSQRKMARRRRGKRGPQSKGYQRAACEATKLHKKAARQTQHDSRVWAKSVVDHHGLIAVEDFTPKFLAKSTMARKAADAAIGAAKRELIERGVRAGRRVVLVRPAYTTMTCSRCFARAKQQLELAERIFRCWACGFTACQDRNAARVILAVAERGHTRVDDVRQFDHLPRVAGGVAVRA, from the coding sequence GTGGCATCGCTGCCGGTTTTGTGGAATGAGGCTGTCCACCAGCAGAAGTCGGGCGGCAGGCCGACGTTCGGCGCATTGAGCAAGCTGTTGACCGCTGCCCGCGGGGGGAGCGTGTGGTTGCGGGAGGGTTCGCAGGTCGCCCAGCAGCAGACGCTGCGAACGTATGCGCAGGCGCTTGCTCAGTCGTTCACCGTCAAGGGGCGGGGTCGGCCGGTGTTCAAGCCCCGTAAGACGACCGAGCTGTCGCTGGAGTACACCCAGCGTGGGTTCAGCCTCCGCGATGGGCGCCTCGTGCTGGCCAAAGGGGTGAGCATTCCGGTGGTGTGGTCGCGTGAGTTGCCGTCCGCACCGACCAGTGTGCGTGTTTTCCGGGATTCGCTCGGGCACTGGTATGCCTCGTTCATCGTGCGCCGCACCGTGGATCCCGCACCCGTGGCCGAGAGCGCCATCGGGATCGACTGGGGTGTGTGCGTCACGGCCACGGCCACTGATCCGTCGTTCGATTTGCCCTATCGCGGGCATCGTGCCCGTTGTGCCGCCGAGTTGGCGCGGTCGCAACGCAAGATGGCTCGACGTCGCCGTGGCAAGCGCGGCCCGCAGTCGAAGGGGTATCAGCGGGCCGCGTGTGAGGCCACCAAGCTGCACAAGAAAGCCGCCCGCCAAACCCAGCATGATTCGCGGGTGTGGGCGAAAAGCGTTGTCGACCATCATGGTTTGATTGCGGTGGAGGACTTTACGCCGAAGTTTCTTGCCAAATCCACGATGGCCCGCAAGGCCGCCGACGCAGCCATCGGTGCGGCGAAGCGGGAGTTGATCGAGCGTGGCGTGCGGGCTGGCCGGAGGGTGGTGTTGGTGCGGCCCGCTTATACGACGATGACGTGTTCGAGGTGTTTCGCGAGAGCCAAGCAGCAACTCGAACTCGCCGAACGAATCTTCCGTTGCTGGGCATGTGGGTTTACTGCCTGTCAGGATCGGAACGCCGCCAGGGTGATTCTGGCTGTGGCAGAGCGCGGCCACACACGTGTTGACGACGTCAGACAATTCGATCACCTCCCTCGGGTGGCTGGTGGGGTTGCGGTCCGAGCGTGA
- a CDS encoding O-succinylhomoserine sulfhydrylase translates to MITGGAFDKPLPEGVGPATLGVRGGLRRSGFEETAEALYLSSGFVYESAEAAEAAFTGDIEHFVYSRYGNPTVAMFEERLRLIDGAEACFATASGMAAVFTALGALLGAGDRLVAARSLFGSCFVVCNEILPRWGVETVFVDGDDLDQWEQALSVPTQAVFFETPANPMQTLVDVRRVTELAHAAGAKVVLDNVFATPLLQRGFELGADVLVYSGTKHIDGQGRVLGGAILGPHDYIDGPVKNLMRHTGPALSPFNAWTLLKGLETMPLRVRHSTESALRIAKFLEDNKSVSWVRYPYLGSHPQHELATSQMSGGGTVVTFELNAPAHEAKKRAFEVLNRLRIIDISNNLGDSKTLITHPATTTHRAMGPEGRATIGLSDGVVRISVGLEDVEDILGDLDNALS, encoded by the coding sequence ATGATCACCGGTGGTGCGTTCGACAAGCCGCTGCCCGAAGGTGTCGGGCCCGCGACGCTCGGTGTTCGAGGTGGCCTGCGCCGCTCCGGATTCGAGGAGACCGCGGAGGCGTTGTACCTGTCCTCCGGGTTCGTCTACGAGAGCGCCGAGGCGGCCGAGGCCGCGTTCACCGGTGATATCGAGCATTTCGTCTACTCCCGCTACGGCAACCCGACGGTGGCCATGTTCGAGGAGCGGCTGCGCCTGATCGACGGCGCCGAAGCATGTTTCGCGACCGCGAGCGGCATGGCGGCCGTATTCACCGCGCTCGGTGCGCTTTTGGGCGCGGGCGATCGACTGGTGGCCGCGCGCAGCCTCTTCGGTTCCTGCTTCGTGGTGTGCAACGAGATCCTGCCGCGCTGGGGTGTGGAGACGGTCTTCGTCGACGGTGATGACCTGGACCAGTGGGAGCAGGCGCTGTCGGTGCCCACCCAGGCCGTGTTCTTCGAGACGCCGGCGAACCCCATGCAGACGCTGGTCGATGTGCGCCGGGTGACCGAACTCGCCCATGCCGCGGGCGCGAAGGTGGTGCTGGACAACGTCTTTGCCACTCCACTGCTGCAGCGTGGTTTCGAACTCGGCGCGGATGTGCTCGTGTATTCCGGCACCAAGCACATCGACGGTCAGGGCCGAGTGCTCGGCGGCGCGATTCTCGGACCGCACGACTACATCGACGGTCCGGTGAAAAACCTTATGCGCCATACCGGTCCGGCGTTGAGCCCGTTCAATGCGTGGACCCTGCTCAAGGGGTTGGAGACCATGCCGCTGCGCGTGCGCCATTCGACCGAATCCGCGCTGCGCATCGCGAAGTTCCTGGAGGACAACAAGTCCGTCTCGTGGGTGCGCTACCCCTACCTGGGGTCGCATCCGCAGCACGAACTGGCGACCAGCCAGATGAGCGGCGGCGGCACCGTGGTCACCTTCGAGCTGAACGCCCCCGCGCACGAGGCGAAGAAGCGCGCCTTCGAGGTGCTCAACCGGTTGCGCATCATCGACATCTCCAACAATCTCGGTGATTCCAAAACCCTCATCACCCACCCCGCTACCACCACCCACCGGGCCATGGGTCCCGAGGGCCGTGCCACCATCGGCCTGTCCGACGGTGTCGTCCGTATCTCGGTGGGCCTGGAAGATGTCGAGGACATCCTCGGCGACCTCGACAACGCGCTGAGCTAG
- a CDS encoding rhodanese-like domain-containing protein, which yields MSYAGDITPQQAWELLRDNPEAVLVDVRTEAEWRFVGVPDTSSIERPTVLIEWVDSSGARNGEFVEQLTSALEGRNPEAPVVFLCRSGQRSIGAAVAATNTGIAPSYNVLEGFEGPIDESGHRGGSGWRALGLPWRQS from the coding sequence ATGAGTTATGCCGGTGACATCACCCCACAGCAGGCGTGGGAGTTGTTGCGGGACAATCCCGAAGCCGTGTTGGTCGATGTGCGCACCGAAGCCGAGTGGCGCTTCGTCGGCGTCCCGGACACCAGTTCGATCGAGCGGCCGACGGTGCTGATCGAATGGGTCGACAGCAGCGGCGCCCGCAACGGTGAGTTCGTCGAGCAGCTGACCAGTGCGCTCGAGGGGCGCAATCCGGAGGCGCCTGTCGTCTTCCTGTGTCGGTCCGGGCAGCGCTCGATCGGTGCCGCCGTGGCGGCGACCAATACCGGGATCGCACCGTCGTACAACGTGCTGGAGGGCTTCGAGGGGCCGATCGACGAGTCCGGGCATCGCGGCGGCTCCGGCTGGCGTGCGCTGGGATTGCCGTGGCGGCAGTCATGA
- a CDS encoding Rv0361 family membrane protein — MTEQQGIDDEPAIEVDQTDRRSVAPFVAAAVFAAVVLIAIVLGAVLSPAEKNVTESDKITAAVQRYAEARAATDSTPPPAVACQGFDESKSPLAAQFGGAAAGKSIKVTKIENAMVDGDRAKADVTIAVEGRETPATWNLVRSGDRWIVCK; from the coding sequence ATGACAGAGCAGCAGGGCATCGACGACGAACCGGCAATCGAGGTCGACCAGACCGATCGCCGCTCCGTCGCGCCGTTCGTCGCGGCGGCAGTCTTCGCGGCCGTCGTCCTCATCGCGATCGTGCTCGGTGCGGTGCTCTCGCCCGCTGAGAAAAATGTCACAGAATCGGACAAGATCACGGCCGCGGTGCAGCGCTACGCGGAGGCCAGGGCCGCCACCGACAGCACGCCGCCACCCGCGGTTGCCTGTCAAGGATTCGACGAGAGCAAATCGCCGCTGGCCGCCCAGTTCGGTGGTGCGGCGGCCGGAAAGTCGATCAAGGTCACCAAGATTGAGAACGCCATGGTCGATGGTGATAGGGCGAAGGCGGACGTGACCATCGCGGTCGAGGGCCGTGAGACGCCGGCGACGTGGAATTTGGTTCGCTCCGGCGACCGCTGGATCGTCTGCAAGTGA
- a CDS encoding FAD-dependent oxidoreductase, producing MTEQSAESISGIRGPSVVTQAAASGPEANTAGTRPLRIAIVGAGPAGIYAADALMKSDAEVSIDLYERMPAPFGLIRYGVAPDHPRIKGIITALHKVLDKPQVRLLGNIDYGTDITLDDLRTFYDAIIFSTGANADRALEIPGIGLDGSYGAADFVSWYDGHPDVPRTWPLEAEKVAVLGVGNVALDVARVLAKTGDELLPTEIPPNVYNGLKANKALEVHVFGRRGPAQAKFTPLELRELDHSPTIEVIVDPEDIDYDEGSEAARRHSKQVDMISNTLEQWAIRDVGNRPHKLFLHFFESPAEILGEDGKVVGLRTERTQLDGTGNVKGTGVLKDWDVQAVYRAVGYLSQNLTHLPFDDQAGVIPNEAGRVIADEDADGSDRYLSATYVTGWIKRGPVGLIGHTKGDANETVACLLDDSVNFTPAEQPELDAVTEFLESKGIPFTTWQGWYRLDAHERALGEPEGRERVKVVEREDMLRASEPHKV from the coding sequence ATGACCGAACAGAGTGCTGAGTCGATAAGCGGTATTCGCGGGCCCTCCGTGGTTACGCAGGCTGCCGCCTCCGGGCCTGAAGCGAACACCGCGGGGACTCGTCCGCTTCGCATCGCGATCGTAGGCGCGGGACCGGCCGGTATCTACGCCGCCGACGCGTTGATGAAGTCCGATGCCGAGGTGAGCATCGACCTGTACGAGCGCATGCCCGCGCCGTTCGGGCTCATCCGCTACGGCGTCGCGCCGGACCATCCGCGCATCAAGGGCATCATCACCGCCCTGCACAAGGTGCTCGACAAGCCGCAGGTGCGCCTGCTCGGCAATATCGACTACGGCACCGACATCACCCTCGACGACCTGCGCACCTTCTATGACGCGATCATCTTCTCCACCGGCGCCAACGCCGACCGCGCGCTGGAGATCCCTGGCATCGGCCTGGACGGCAGCTACGGCGCCGCCGACTTCGTGTCCTGGTACGACGGACACCCGGACGTGCCGCGCACCTGGCCGCTGGAGGCCGAGAAGGTCGCCGTCCTCGGTGTCGGCAACGTCGCACTCGACGTCGCGCGGGTACTCGCCAAGACCGGCGATGAACTGCTGCCGACCGAGATCCCGCCGAACGTCTACAACGGACTGAAGGCCAATAAGGCGCTCGAGGTGCACGTCTTCGGCCGTCGCGGCCCCGCGCAGGCCAAGTTCACCCCGCTCGAGCTACGCGAACTCGACCACTCCCCGACCATCGAGGTCATCGTCGATCCCGAAGATATCGACTACGACGAGGGCTCCGAGGCCGCCCGTCGGCACTCCAAGCAGGTCGACATGATCTCGAACACCCTGGAGCAGTGGGCCATCCGCGACGTCGGCAACCGCCCGCACAAGCTGTTCCTGCACTTCTTCGAATCCCCCGCCGAGATCCTGGGCGAGGACGGCAAGGTCGTCGGCCTGCGCACCGAGCGCACCCAGCTCGACGGCACCGGCAACGTCAAGGGCACCGGTGTCCTCAAGGACTGGGACGTCCAGGCCGTCTACCGCGCCGTCGGCTACCTGTCGCAGAACCTCACCCACCTGCCGTTCGACGATCAGGCGGGCGTCATCCCGAACGAGGCCGGACGCGTCATCGCCGACGAGGACGCCGACGGTTCGGACCGCTACCTGTCCGCCACTTATGTCACCGGCTGGATCAAGCGCGGACCGGTCGGCCTCATCGGCCACACCAAGGGCGACGCCAACGAGACCGTGGCCTGCCTGCTGGACGACAGTGTGAACTTCACTCCGGCCGAGCAGCCGGAGCTGGACGCGGTCACCGAGTTCCTGGAGAGCAAGGGCATCCCGTTCACCACCTGGCAGGGCTGGTACCGCCTCGACGCGCACGAGCGCGCTCTCGGCGAGCCGGAGGGCCGCGAGCGGGTCAAGGTCGTCGAGCGCGAAGATATGCTGCGCGCCAGTGAGCCGCACAAGGTCTAA
- a CDS encoding amidohydrolase family protein, producing MFDAHLHIFDPRFPLAENQGYLPDPFTIADYRKRMSRFDVGGGAVVSGSFQGTDQTYLKAALAELGPGWVGVTTLDPDATDEEIIELDRIGVRALRFNLKRAAADITTMTLQALRAHELVGWHVEVYIDGTMLKSLQPVISKLPVISIDHLGMSEEGLRYLLDLVDRGARVKATGFGRVQMNVADTLRRIHAVNPEALMFGTDLPGTRAGRPFEDADVDLICDVVGTDMFAVLEDNARAFYRLPARVREVPTDPAPTLPIHRTEQPTLPLHAVPKLEAADTIPFPAIE from the coding sequence GTGTTCGATGCCCATCTCCACATCTTCGACCCGCGGTTCCCGCTGGCCGAGAACCAGGGCTACCTGCCCGACCCGTTCACCATCGCCGATTACCGAAAGCGTATGTCGCGCTTCGATGTCGGCGGCGGTGCCGTGGTCAGCGGTTCCTTCCAAGGCACCGATCAGACGTACCTGAAGGCGGCCCTCGCCGAGCTCGGCCCCGGCTGGGTCGGGGTGACCACGCTAGACCCCGACGCCACTGACGAAGAGATTATCGAACTCGACCGGATCGGCGTGCGGGCGCTGCGATTCAACCTCAAGCGCGCGGCCGCGGATATCACCACGATGACGCTGCAGGCGCTGCGCGCGCACGAGCTCGTCGGCTGGCATGTCGAGGTGTATATCGACGGGACGATGCTCAAATCGCTGCAGCCGGTGATCTCCAAGCTGCCGGTGATCTCCATCGACCATCTCGGCATGTCCGAGGAGGGCCTGCGCTATCTGCTGGATCTGGTGGATCGCGGGGCGCGGGTCAAGGCGACCGGATTCGGGCGGGTGCAGATGAACGTGGCCGATACGCTGCGCCGGATCCACGCGGTCAATCCCGAGGCGCTGATGTTCGGCACGGACCTGCCCGGCACCAGGGCGGGCCGGCCGTTCGAGGATGCCGATGTGGATCTGATCTGCGATGTCGTCGGCACCGATATGTTCGCGGTGCTCGAAGACAATGCGCGCGCCTTCTATCGGCTACCCGCACGCGTGCGCGAAGTCCCTACGGATCCGGCCCCGACGCTGCCTATCCACCGCACCGAACAGCCAACCCTGCCGCTGCACGCGGTTCCGAAACTCGAAGCGGCGGATACGATTCCGTTCCCCGCCATCGAGTAG
- a CDS encoding DUF456 domain-containing protein, with the protein METYAHQGWFLVLVGLVILVGLVGIIVPILPGVILIFGAIAVWAFATGGATAWTVFGVSTAFLVLSGIVKYTWPGRKMKDAGVSNRALFVGAVLGIVGFFIIPVVGLIVGFVLGVYLSELQRLRENQPAWQATVHAVKGVGLSMLIELFGALLATGVWVIGAIAA; encoded by the coding sequence GTGGAAACGTACGCCCATCAGGGGTGGTTTTTAGTACTTGTCGGCCTGGTAATTCTGGTTGGGTTGGTCGGGATCATCGTTCCGATCCTGCCGGGGGTCATTCTGATCTTCGGGGCCATTGCGGTTTGGGCGTTCGCGACCGGGGGTGCGACTGCGTGGACGGTGTTCGGTGTCAGTACGGCGTTCTTGGTGCTGTCGGGGATCGTCAAGTACACCTGGCCGGGGCGAAAGATGAAGGACGCCGGGGTTTCCAACCGAGCGCTGTTCGTGGGCGCGGTGCTGGGCATCGTTGGTTTCTTCATCATCCCGGTGGTCGGGTTGATCGTGGGATTCGTTCTGGGCGTGTATCTTTCGGAGCTGCAGCGGCTTCGCGAGAACCAACCGGCTTGGCAGGCAACGGTGCACGCTGTCAAGGGTGTCGGCTTGTCGATGCTCATCGAGCTTTTCGGTGCGCTGCTGGCTACCGGTGTTTGGGTTATCGGCGCGATAGCGGCTTAG
- a CDS encoding ice-binding family protein, producing the protein MTVVTATVLLIFNGVASAAQPPVGLGTAASFAVLAGQTVTNTGPTIISGDVGVSPGSAITGFPPGLITPGTGTFHAADAVALQAQTDLTTAYNDAAGRGPATAAPPDLGGQTLVAGVYNTAGPMGLTGTVTLDGQNDPNSVWIFQAGSTLITASNSTVALINGASPCNVFWQVGSSATLGTNTTFVGTIMALTSISAQTGTIVEGRLLARNGSVTLDNNRITRPNCVIPPTSTTTAPPTTTTTTAPPTTTTGPPTTTTGPPTTSATTIPFPPGGGIIPGLPGGGIIPGLPGGGIIPGLPGGGGGVGIIPVPIPIPIPIPIPIPGGGIPGGPGGPGGPGEQGPGEQGPGEEGPGEQGPGGGGDVPEGSPETGGGGTA; encoded by the coding sequence GTGACGGTTGTGACCGCCACAGTCTTGCTGATCTTCAATGGGGTAGCGTCAGCGGCCCAGCCCCCTGTCGGGTTGGGGACAGCCGCGTCCTTTGCGGTATTGGCGGGCCAGACGGTCACCAACACGGGGCCTACGATCATCTCCGGTGATGTGGGGGTCAGCCCGGGGAGTGCGATTACCGGGTTTCCGCCGGGACTTATTACCCCCGGAACGGGAACCTTCCACGCTGCCGACGCGGTGGCGTTGCAAGCGCAAACGGATCTGACTACGGCATATAACGATGCTGCGGGTCGCGGTCCTGCCACCGCCGCTCCCCCTGATCTCGGCGGCCAAACACTGGTCGCGGGGGTGTACAACACGGCGGGCCCCATGGGCCTAACCGGGACAGTCACCCTCGATGGGCAAAATGATCCCAACTCGGTCTGGATCTTCCAAGCGGGATCTACGTTGATCACGGCATCGAACAGCACGGTCGCCCTCATCAACGGGGCCTCACCGTGCAACGTCTTCTGGCAGGTAGGCAGCTCCGCGACACTGGGCACCAACACCACCTTCGTCGGAACCATCATGGCGTTGACCTCGATCTCGGCGCAGACCGGAACCATCGTAGAGGGACGGCTATTGGCACGAAACGGCTCGGTCACCCTGGACAACAACAGGATCACCCGACCCAACTGCGTTATTCCACCGACGTCCACGACGACAGCGCCGCCGACCACGACAACGACGACAGCGCCGCCAACAACGACGACAGGGCCGCCGACAACGACGACAGGGCCGCCGACAACGTCGGCGACAACCATCCCCTTCCCCCCCGGCGGCGGAATTATTCCCGGCCTCCCCGGCGGCGGAATTATTCCCGGCCTCCCCGGCGGCGGAATTATTCCCGGCCTCCCCGGTGGCGGTGGCGGTGTCGGAATTATTCCCGTCCCCATCCCTATTCCCATCCCCATTCCCATTCCGATTCCCGGTGGCGGTATTCCGGGTGGACCGGGTGGACCGGGTGGACCGGGCGAGCAGGGACCCGGCGAGCAGGGACCCGGCGAGGAAGGACCCGGCGAGCAAGGACCCGGCGGTGGCGGGGACGTTCCCGAAGGGTCTCCGGAAACGGGTGGCGGTGGTACTGCCTAG
- a CDS encoding cutinase family protein produces the protein MSAVIAATGVVVAQPCAAAPEFDPTDCPALYTLGVQGTGQSSLSASPTIDTGMLSGVFAPLLASISKPGAVDRAYVPYPAAFGGIVPGAASPPYAQSVSAGLDELRSMARAISDKCENTSLALLGYSQGAHVVSLFLREVGFGYGVVAPDKIAGAALFGDPTRDPGAPVFPGAPGQRTPAPAPGTDRTALAGLPPVAQSMPAGGGIGPQQDIAADFGALTGRVASVCIAEDLACDAPTGAPILHALTNIIGQVLLSPLDPITALSSIIQAVVATTVKTAAAVVSNDLVGNTVETLTLTSERTLSQRLAEASDPRVPVYGPDAQAALLKVATVSLNILLAVVGVTLEPSEVAEILSVGENQPLDGIALLAEKITGPRFPSVPIEPAGNLVTQAFDAVAFAVADNAALLEPATWARYQDVVARHGAYASESVTDTGQTSTQFVAGWFAALARSLATRTGSAAKATAAPSAPGRPMDPHQVVAPGDASPLASQAAEPATAKSAPLHRAPRKDMSASVTADQADTATWDCLWLLLMFLVSRRLLRHRLTAGDLRSSFLAVATNSASNSAGWYRSAPPIAAAVGAMSVIAVSVREFL, from the coding sequence GTGTCTGCCGTCATCGCAGCGACCGGCGTCGTCGTCGCCCAACCCTGCGCCGCTGCGCCGGAATTCGATCCGACCGACTGCCCAGCCCTGTACACCCTCGGCGTTCAGGGCACAGGGCAGTCCTCTCTCAGCGCATCGCCCACCATCGACACCGGCATGCTGTCGGGCGTTTTCGCGCCATTGCTGGCCAGCATTTCGAAGCCCGGAGCGGTCGATCGCGCATACGTGCCCTATCCCGCGGCGTTCGGCGGGATCGTGCCCGGCGCTGCCTCGCCGCCGTACGCACAATCCGTCTCCGCCGGACTCGACGAACTGCGGAGCATGGCCCGCGCGATCAGCGATAAATGCGAGAACACCAGCCTGGCTTTGCTGGGGTATTCACAAGGGGCACACGTTGTTTCGTTGTTCCTGCGGGAAGTAGGGTTCGGATACGGTGTGGTGGCACCGGACAAGATAGCTGGCGCCGCACTCTTCGGCGACCCGACCCGTGACCCGGGGGCACCAGTGTTCCCCGGCGCGCCGGGACAGCGCACACCCGCCCCCGCACCCGGCACCGACCGAACGGCATTAGCGGGGCTGCCACCAGTTGCACAGTCGATGCCGGCGGGCGGTGGCATCGGACCGCAACAAGACATTGCCGCGGACTTCGGCGCGCTCACCGGACGCGTTGCCTCCGTATGCATTGCAGAAGACCTCGCCTGCGACGCACCCACCGGCGCACCGATACTGCATGCGTTGACGAATATCATCGGCCAGGTACTGCTATCCCCTCTCGACCCAATTACCGCACTGTCCTCTATCATTCAAGCCGTCGTCGCGACAACCGTGAAGACCGCCGCCGCCGTAGTAAGCAATGACTTGGTCGGCAACACGGTCGAAACACTGACGCTGACGTCTGAAAGGACGCTCAGTCAGCGCCTTGCGGAAGCCTCGGACCCGCGGGTGCCGGTTTATGGTCCCGACGCGCAGGCGGCGTTGCTCAAAGTGGCTACAGTCTCGCTCAATATTTTGCTCGCCGTAGTAGGCGTGACACTCGAACCGAGCGAAGTCGCCGAAATTCTCAGCGTCGGCGAGAATCAACCCTTGGACGGCATTGCCCTGCTTGCGGAAAAAATTACCGGCCCGCGATTCCCATCGGTGCCGATCGAACCCGCCGGGAACCTGGTGACACAAGCGTTCGACGCGGTCGCCTTTGCCGTCGCAGACAACGCCGCGCTCCTCGAACCCGCAACGTGGGCGAGGTATCAGGATGTTGTCGCACGCCATGGCGCCTATGCATCGGAATCCGTCACCGATACCGGCCAGACGTCTACCCAGTTCGTCGCGGGCTGGTTTGCCGCGCTGGCACGCAGTCTCGCCACCCGGACAGGCTCCGCCGCCAAGGCTACCGCTGCACCGAGTGCTCCTGGTCGGCCAATGGATCCACATCAGGTCGTAGCGCCAGGCGATGCATCGCCACTGGCGAGCCAGGCCGCCGAACCAGCTACGGCCAAATCCGCGCCCCTACATCGCGCACCGCGGAAAGACATGTCAGCATCCGTTACCGCTGACCAAGCCGACACTGCTACGTGGGATTGCCTGTGGCTGCTCCTGATGTTCCTGGTTTCGCGGCGACTGCTTCGACATCGGCTCACCGCTGGCGATCTCCGATCCAGCTTTCTTGCCGTGGCCACGAACTCAGCCTCGAACAGCGCTGGCTGGTATCGGAGCGCACCGCCGATAGCCGCAGCAGTCGGAGCCATGTCGGTTATCGCGGTGTCGGTGCGCGAGTTCCTGTAG
- a CDS encoding class F sortase has translation MCGLWMNSICRGVPMRSSVCAVPVIPGLPGGPGPPIPELPPQGPGGPGGPGSEGTHRRTAGTGMTKARATGRSSPVSSRRLRIAASILLLLAAPSPIARLCPGGNLVPATDAAVTAFGNVAPAALPESLPVELHIPAIAVDGPLSELGLNPDRTVELPADFQVAGWYRNGPPPGDMGSAVILGHVDSYTGPAVFYRLSSLRPGDQVDVTRADRSVAHFLVQTVATYLKSEFPSHEVYDSRGYSALQLVTCGGEFDYTIRSYQSNVVAYTGLVGITPPSAG, from the coding sequence ATGTGCGGCTTGTGGATGAATTCTATCTGTCGAGGAGTTCCTATGAGGTCGTCGGTTTGTGCTGTACCGGTCATTCCAGGGTTGCCCGGCGGTCCCGGCCCACCGATTCCGGAACTACCACCGCAAGGACCCGGTGGTCCAGGTGGACCCGGTAGTGAAGGGACCCACCGCCGCACGGCCGGAACCGGAATGACCAAAGCGCGAGCTACAGGACGCAGTTCACCGGTGTCGTCGAGGCGCCTGCGAATAGCGGCGAGCATTCTGCTACTTCTTGCGGCACCGAGTCCGATCGCTCGACTGTGCCCAGGTGGGAACCTGGTCCCGGCCACCGACGCCGCCGTGACCGCGTTCGGAAACGTGGCGCCGGCCGCGCTCCCAGAATCGCTCCCTGTGGAACTACACATCCCAGCTATCGCCGTGGATGGACCACTCTCCGAGCTCGGCCTCAATCCTGATCGCACCGTAGAACTTCCGGCGGACTTTCAGGTAGCGGGCTGGTACCGAAACGGCCCCCCACCGGGAGACATGGGCTCCGCGGTCATCCTGGGACACGTGGACTCCTACACCGGACCCGCGGTCTTCTACCGACTATCGTCACTGCGCCCCGGGGACCAGGTCGACGTGACACGGGCGGACCGATCGGTTGCTCATTTCCTCGTCCAGACGGTAGCCACCTATCTGAAGTCAGAGTTCCCAAGCCATGAGGTCTACGACTCACGCGGATACAGCGCGCTGCAACTGGTGACGTGTGGCGGCGAATTCGACTACACCATAAGAAGTTATCAGTCCAACGTGGTGGCCTACACCGGGCTCGTGGGCATCACCCCGCCGTCCGCTGGCTAG